A region of Homo sapiens chromosome X, GRCh38.p14 Primary Assembly DNA encodes the following proteins:
- the CT45A2 gene encoding cancer/testis antigen family 45 member A2, whose translation MTDKTEKVAVDPETVFKRPRECDSPSYQKRQRMALLARKQGAGDSLIAGSAMSKEKKLMTGHAIPPSQLDSQIDDFTGFSKDRMMQKPGSNAPVGGNVTSSFSGDDLECRETAFSPKSQQEINADIKRQLVKELRCVGQKYEKIFEMLEGVQGPTAVRKRFFESIIKEAARCMRRDFVKHLKKKLKRMI comes from the exons ATGACCGATAAAACAGAGAAGGTGGCTGTAGATCCTGAAACTGTGTTTAAACGTCCCAGGGAATGTGACAGTCCTTCGTATCAGAAAAGGCAGAGGATGGCCCTGTTGGCAAGGAAACAAGGAGCAGGAGACAGCCTTATTGCAGGCTCTGCCATGTCCAAAGAAAAGA AGCTTATGACAGGACATGCTATTCCACCCAGCCAATTGGATTCTCAGATTGATGACTTCACTGGTTTCAGCAAAGATAGGATGATGCAGAAACCTGGTAGCAATGCACCTGTGGGAGGAAACGTTACCAGCAGTTTCTCTGGAGATGACCTAGAATGCAGAGAAACAGCCTTCTCTCCCAAAAGCCAACAAGAAATTAATGCTGATATAAAACGTCAATTAGTGAAGGAACTCCGATGCGTTGGACAAA aatatgaaaaaatcttCGAAATGCTTGAAGGAGTGCAAGGACCTACTGCAGTCAGGAAACGATTTTTTGAATCCATCATCAAGGAAGCAGCAAG